One Bacteroidota bacterium genomic region harbors:
- a CDS encoding DUF2779 domain-containing protein, translated as MNDKQVPPEPGRLAIVIIHGIGNQQPLDTMFPFVNNLIEEPARPGEPKYWSKPDRISDTFELRRMTARKGQGRPTTDFYEYYWAHRIPGATLKQIWTWFRRVVFVNPKNLIPKIRKYQVISLAFLMLVVIGYISISVPVISKWLAPGLDSIAAKVVAGIFYTVVVRLVLQAGHTVLTQYVGDAARYLHPDPENIQIRQAIRANGVRLLKKLHEVDHKGKQKYSRIVVVGHSLGSVIAYDIVNILWNGYNKEMESGPESLLHALHDCALKLKDDPTPRHCDEYQSMQRLYWKERYDALRDAGQSAWLISDLVTLGSPLTHAEVLLKTKDSSLSKRIRHRELPTCPPEMEQDRWDNETRFAYRKHGRSGPTNTFVPHHAAVFSCTRWTNMFFAGDAVGDRLAEVFGFGIKDIELSTSNAKKHKWPTSHTVYWKNVKGSDSHLGPLRQLLGFKNYQSMTKRKYALAQNCEKALWLDSYQPELKAPNSEADLLLFEQGNAVDEAAQLAYEGGNEIDGSFWEATLNTEAALEAGFKLLYQAAFEHEELKIRPDIIEIRDDGAFVLREVKMSTSFDRNKTRILQDIAFQLYVLQCKGFRVAEAKAVLINKSYVSGIDEPRFTETDVTADAQQIADQIESDRKRFKNVLDLKKAPAVAIGSQCSRCGFKPFCWKDIPDGSIYQIPRLSAKNKDVLVSRNVLLAKDVPEDVKISDKQRAYVNLQRSGKSATDKAAIRDILAGLEKPYYFLDFETFSTPLPVWPNTRPHKDIPFQYSCHKLDEEELTHAEYLHRSFDDPRAPIVEGLLEVLGSKGTIFVYQQVMEEGVLRSLMEQFPKYQPQLENIIARLFDQLQIVRKHVREPILYGSNTLKNVNDKLLESVNYSELDVREGLQARAAWYNMTSLPETERDGIAQALLAYCEQDTLAQVKLHEWFMKA; from the coding sequence ATGAACGATAAGCAGGTCCCACCCGAGCCCGGAAGGCTAGCCATTGTGATTATCCATGGTATTGGCAATCAGCAGCCCCTGGACACGATGTTTCCCTTTGTAAACAACTTGATAGAAGAGCCAGCGAGGCCAGGTGAGCCTAAGTACTGGAGTAAACCCGATCGTATTTCGGATACCTTCGAACTGCGAAGAATGACTGCAAGAAAAGGGCAGGGTAGACCAACAACTGACTTTTATGAATACTATTGGGCACACCGCATACCAGGTGCAACGCTAAAACAAATCTGGACCTGGTTTCGCAGGGTTGTATTTGTTAATCCAAAAAATCTAATCCCAAAGATTCGGAAATACCAGGTAATATCCCTGGCCTTTTTGATGCTGGTAGTGATAGGATACATCAGTATTTCAGTACCGGTTATATCAAAATGGCTAGCTCCAGGACTAGATTCAATTGCGGCAAAAGTTGTGGCTGGCATATTCTATACCGTAGTCGTTCGGCTTGTTTTACAGGCAGGGCATACCGTCTTAACGCAATATGTTGGGGATGCTGCGCGCTACCTCCATCCCGATCCGGAGAACATTCAGATTCGTCAAGCAATACGCGCAAACGGTGTTAGGCTACTGAAAAAGTTACATGAAGTAGATCATAAAGGTAAGCAGAAATATTCCCGAATTGTGGTTGTTGGACACAGTCTTGGCAGTGTCATTGCATACGATATCGTAAATATTCTGTGGAATGGGTACAACAAAGAAATGGAGTCGGGTCCTGAGAGCCTGCTTCATGCACTGCATGACTGTGCGCTGAAATTAAAGGATGATCCAACACCTCGACACTGCGATGAATACCAGAGCATGCAACGATTGTATTGGAAGGAGAGATATGATGCGCTCAGGGATGCCGGCCAGTCAGCCTGGCTAATTAGTGATCTGGTAACGCTCGGTAGCCCACTAACGCATGCAGAAGTATTGCTAAAAACTAAAGACAGCAGCCTGAGCAAGCGGATTCGGCATCGCGAGCTACCCACGTGTCCGCCTGAAATGGAACAGGATCGATGGGACAATGAGACCAGGTTTGCATACCGTAAACACGGAAGGAGTGGTCCAACCAATACGTTTGTACCGCATCACGCTGCAGTGTTTAGCTGCACCCGATGGACAAATATGTTCTTTGCCGGAGATGCTGTTGGGGACCGTTTGGCTGAAGTATTTGGTTTTGGAATCAAAGATATCGAGCTTTCAACTTCAAATGCGAAAAAGCATAAATGGCCAACGAGTCACACTGTCTATTGGAAGAATGTAAAAGGGTCAGACAGCCATCTTGGTCCTTTACGTCAACTCCTTGGGTTCAAAAATTATCAGAGTATGACAAAGCGTAAATATGCCCTGGCCCAAAATTGCGAAAAGGCTTTATGGCTTGATTCTTATCAACCAGAACTGAAGGCCCCTAATTCGGAAGCAGACTTGCTGCTTTTCGAGCAAGGAAATGCAGTCGATGAAGCAGCTCAGTTGGCATACGAGGGTGGAAATGAGATTGATGGTTCGTTCTGGGAAGCAACGCTAAATACAGAGGCTGCATTGGAGGCCGGCTTTAAACTGCTGTATCAGGCAGCTTTTGAGCACGAGGAGCTAAAAATCAGACCTGATATCATTGAAATACGAGATGATGGCGCATTTGTGTTGAGAGAGGTGAAAATGAGCACCTCATTCGACAGAAATAAAACCAGAATACTACAGGATATCGCTTTTCAATTGTATGTTTTGCAGTGTAAAGGATTCCGGGTTGCAGAAGCAAAGGCGGTCTTGATAAATAAATCATACGTTTCTGGGATCGACGAGCCTAGGTTTACAGAAACTGATGTGACCGCGGATGCGCAGCAAATCGCTGATCAAATTGAAAGTGACAGGAAAAGATTCAAGAATGTACTCGACTTGAAGAAGGCACCAGCAGTAGCCATTGGTTCACAATGCAGCCGGTGTGGGTTTAAACCTTTTTGCTGGAAAGACATTCCGGATGGATCTATTTATCAGATACCACGCCTGAGTGCAAAGAACAAAGATGTACTTGTTTCCAGAAATGTACTGTTAGCAAAAGATGTCCCGGAAGACGTCAAGATCTCCGATAAGCAACGCGCATATGTCAATCTGCAGCGTTCAGGCAAAAGTGCAACGGACAAAGCCGCTATTCGAGACATATTGGCAGGCCTGGAAAAGCCTTACTATTTCCTGGATTTTGAGACCTTTTCTACACCGTTGCCCGTTTGGCCGAACACCCGTCCACATAAAGATATTCCCTTCCAATACTCTTGCCACAAGCTTGATGAGGAAGAGCTCACACATGCTGAGTATTTGCACCGCTCTTTTGACGATCCGCGGGCACCTATTGTCGAAGGGTTGCTTGAGGTGCTTGGTAGCAAAGGGACAATCTTTGTCTATCAGCAAGTTATGGAAGAAGGGGTTTTGAGATCATTGATGGAGCAATTTCCGAAGTATCAGCCGCAGCTGGAGAATATCATTGCTCGGCTTTTTGATCAGCTACAAATTGTCAGAAAGCATGTCAGAGAGCCAATACTTTATGGATCTAACACGCTAAAGAATGTGAATGATAAACTGTTGGAATCTGTGAACTACAGTGAACTCGACGTGCGTGAAGGGCTACAGGCACGCGCGGCCTGGTACAATATGACAAGCTTGCCAGAAACTGAACGAGACGGTATTGCGCAAGCACTGCTAGCGTACTGTGAGCAGGATACCCTGGCTCAGGTCAAATTACACGAGTGGTTTATGAAAGCCTAA